The proteins below come from a single Mucilaginibacter mali genomic window:
- a CDS encoding ABC transporter substrate-binding protein yields the protein MKNCYYLLLLLITLASCNNGNSDVGKTIFNINMDEGLTSMDPAFCRNQNTILTDNQLYNGLVQIDDSLATRPCIAKTWESDEAGLVYTFHLRNDVYFHDDAHFAGGKGRKVIAQDFVYSFGRLIDPKVASSGAWIFNDKVNGKQDFIAVNDSTFSIRLKQPFPPLLSLLTAQYCSVVPKEVVEFYGKDFRAHPVGTGPFMFKYWKEGEVLVLLKNPRYWEKDANGKRLPYLDAVRSTFIGDKQTAFMEFIKGKEDFFNDIDGSYRDDILSKSGHITNKYKGKFMMNTRPFLNTLYMGMLVDTNVAIVKHSPLRIKKVRQAINYAINRQKMVKYLRNSLGTPGTSGFIPMGMPGFDTTAVKGYQYNPEKARRLLAEAGFPNGKGFPEIVLHTTVGYRNLIEYVQGELARIGISTKVEIVQGSSLRELVGKNGVNFFYGTWIADYPDAENYMSLFYSKNKVPFGPNYTGFHNKQFDALFEQAYHVKDNAQRYALYRQMDNLVMEESPVVVLYYDKLVNLYQNNISGYSNNAQNLLILKRVVKH from the coding sequence ATGAAAAACTGTTATTATCTCCTGTTGCTACTGATCACTCTTGCATCGTGCAATAATGGCAATAGCGACGTGGGCAAAACCATCTTCAATATCAATATGGATGAAGGCCTTACCAGCATGGACCCTGCTTTTTGCCGTAATCAAAATACCATCCTTACCGATAACCAGTTGTACAATGGACTCGTGCAGATAGACGATAGCCTGGCCACCCGCCCCTGCATCGCCAAAACCTGGGAGTCGGACGAGGCAGGTTTAGTGTATACCTTTCACCTGCGTAACGATGTTTATTTTCACGACGATGCGCATTTTGCCGGAGGCAAAGGCCGCAAGGTGATAGCGCAGGATTTTGTGTACAGTTTCGGCCGGTTGATCGATCCTAAAGTGGCCTCGTCAGGCGCATGGATCTTTAACGATAAGGTGAACGGCAAGCAGGATTTTATAGCTGTTAATGATAGTACGTTTAGTATCCGCTTAAAACAACCATTCCCGCCATTGTTGAGTTTGTTAACAGCGCAATACTGCTCGGTGGTACCCAAAGAGGTAGTGGAGTTTTATGGGAAGGATTTCCGCGCGCACCCTGTTGGTACCGGTCCGTTTATGTTTAAATACTGGAAAGAGGGGGAAGTACTGGTGCTGCTGAAAAACCCGCGTTACTGGGAAAAAGATGCAAACGGAAAGCGCCTGCCTTACTTAGATGCGGTGCGATCGACCTTTATCGGCGATAAGCAAACCGCTTTTATGGAGTTTATTAAAGGCAAAGAAGATTTTTTTAACGATATAGATGGCAGCTACCGTGATGATATCCTGAGCAAATCGGGCCACATTACCAACAAGTATAAAGGGAAGTTTATGATGAATACCCGTCCTTTCCTTAACACCCTGTACATGGGCATGCTGGTAGATACTAATGTAGCTATTGTAAAGCATTCGCCGTTGCGTATAAAGAAGGTGCGGCAGGCGATCAACTATGCCATCAACCGGCAAAAAATGGTAAAATATTTGCGTAATAGCCTGGGCACGCCGGGCACTTCGGGCTTTATACCCATGGGCATGCCTGGATTTGATACTACCGCGGTAAAAGGGTATCAATACAATCCTGAAAAAGCACGCCGACTACTGGCCGAAGCGGGATTCCCTAATGGTAAAGGCTTCCCCGAAATTGTGTTGCACACCACTGTAGGTTACCGCAACCTGATAGAATATGTGCAGGGCGAACTGGCCCGTATCGGCATCAGCACTAAGGTAGAAATTGTGCAGGGCAGTAGCCTGCGCGAATTGGTGGGTAAAAACGGCGTTAACTTTTTTTACGGTACCTGGATAGCCGATTATCCCGATGCCGAGAATTATATGTCGCTGTTTTATTCAAAAAACAAGGTTCCTTTCGGTCCAAACTATACCGGTTTTCATAATAAGCAATTCGACGCGCTGTTTGAGCAGGCTTACCATGTAAAAGATAATGCCCAACGCTACGCACTTTACCGGCAGATGGATAACCTGGTGATGGAAGAATCGCCGGTGGTAGTTTTATATTATGATAAGTTGGTGAACCTGTACCAGAACAATATCAGCGGGTATAGCAACAACGCGCAAAACCTGCTGATATTGAAGCGGGTGGTAAAGCATTAA
- a CDS encoding bifunctional 3,4-dihydroxy-2-butanone-4-phosphate synthase/GTP cyclohydrolase II, with translation MLNTIEEAIAAIKAGKTIIVVDDADRENEGDFLTAARNATPETINFMAKYGRGLICAPITAARAKKLQLEPMVMRNTSSHETAFTVSVDLLGNGCTTGISASDRSKTVLSLIDDNLDPAELGRPGHIFPLIAKDGGVLRRSGHTEAAIDLPVMAGFEPAGVICEIMKEDGEMARLPDLLEMAKEHDLVIVSIEDLIAYRLRTESMVTKEVAVKMPTQWGEFDMIAYTQIDTGENHLALVKGSWEPNEPVLVRVHSSCVTGDIFGSCRCDCGPQLHKAMEMIQKEGKGAIVYMNQEGRGIGLVNKLKAYHLQENGFDTVEANIQLGFKMDQRDYGIGAQILRDLGISKMRLLTNNPKKRAGLIGYGLEVVENIPIEIAPNPHNESYLKTKRDKMDHAILGGQ, from the coding sequence ATGCTGAACACTATAGAAGAAGCGATAGCTGCCATAAAGGCCGGCAAAACCATTATTGTTGTTGATGATGCCGACCGCGAAAACGAAGGCGACTTTTTAACTGCCGCCCGCAACGCTACCCCCGAAACCATCAACTTTATGGCCAAGTATGGCCGCGGATTAATTTGCGCGCCTATTACCGCCGCCCGCGCCAAAAAACTGCAGCTGGAGCCAATGGTGATGCGCAATACCTCATCGCATGAAACGGCTTTTACCGTATCGGTTGATCTGTTGGGGAATGGCTGCACTACCGGGATCTCGGCTTCCGATCGTTCTAAAACTGTTTTATCTTTAATTGATGATAACCTTGATCCTGCCGAACTGGGCCGCCCCGGGCATATCTTCCCGCTGATTGCCAAAGATGGTGGCGTGCTGCGCCGTTCGGGCCATACCGAGGCCGCTATCGACCTGCCGGTGATGGCCGGGTTTGAGCCTGCCGGGGTAATATGCGAGATAATGAAAGAGGACGGCGAAATGGCCCGCCTGCCCGACTTGCTGGAGATGGCCAAGGAGCACGACCTGGTTATTGTTTCGATAGAAGACCTGATTGCCTACCGCCTGCGTACCGAAAGTATGGTGACCAAAGAGGTGGCTGTTAAAATGCCAACCCAGTGGGGCGAGTTTGATATGATAGCCTACACCCAAATTGATACCGGCGAAAACCATTTAGCCCTTGTTAAAGGCAGTTGGGAACCCAACGAACCAGTATTGGTACGCGTACACAGCTCGTGCGTTACAGGTGATATCTTTGGCTCTTGCCGTTGCGATTGCGGCCCGCAGTTGCACAAAGCTATGGAGATGATCCAGAAAGAAGGTAAGGGCGCCATTGTATATATGAACCAGGAAGGCCGTGGTATTGGCCTGGTAAATAAACTGAAAGCCTATCACCTGCAGGAGAATGGCTTTGATACCGTTGAGGCTAATATCCAACTGGGCTTTAAGATGGATCAGCGCGATTATGGCATCGGTGCGCAGATATTGCGGGATCTGGGCATATCAAAAATGCGCCTGCTGACCAACAACCCTAAAAAACGCGCCGGGCTTATCGGCTATGGATTAGAAGTGGTGGAGAATATCCCTATTGAGATTGCCCCAAACCCGCATAACGAAAGTTATCTAAAAACCAAAAGAGATAAAATGGATCACGCCATTTTGGGTGGGCAATAA
- a CDS encoding translocation/assembly module TamB domain-containing protein: MISVLLLVLQYKPVQTWIAKKVADHFSQEWKTKVYIGGIYVKPFSSVVLDSMYVLDRQKDTLVHTPKLTVELNGFSLFSSIGERKLHFSRIQLDNGSVYLKKLNDTTSNIDFIVDYFNKPDTTHKKSKPWTLIFEKSIVNNFHFRFKNLTRDTVISNRINFDDLDVYHFGVEVRNMDLVHHMFKGDVRNLTLREKSGFYVKNLTALATVDSNQILAQHLYIETPHSKLRDYYRMRFTHFADISDDFENKVQVDADFKQSQISSADIAYFTTSLDKTKFDLGIDGHVKGLVSNLKASHLTITGGQATYLKGDFAFKGLPDWDNTLLELNFDQIATNRKDLEYLYNRFGGTTNRKLPAIIEKFGNVNFKGKFTGLQNDFIAYGEFKTKLGRFQSDVNLKISKSGNPSYSGNIKAYDFDLGTLIDEPDLNRTTFVADIKGSGDELKNLVEKVNAKIAYIDYKNYRYQNVAINGSVAKKVFDGTVNINDKNINLSIKGNADLNPALPNYNLTGSIIDARLNTIHLLKDTITLSANIDTHFSGNDLNNLTGKISLNPIRIIDPRHNYLVDSVTLTASGTGRERLISLQSPIADGSIKGNYDLATLPSYFKTIVKKYIPSLKTNIVPFKSQQFDFNFKVKDIDPLIALFVPDLKIPDQGTFVGQFNSADQTATLSGYVKTINYGGMVFHDLILDENTTDGFLGLNISLNRIDLSKDLFIKNINIVNSLKKDSLNFNIKLSDKDATNQLDLYGLVAFGRDTTAKLSLLPSDVILEHQRWKIQEQVRIRLLDGKTQVSGFELSRGTQKVRINGFVSDNPADKLKVEFDKFSMATLNQLTRPSGIELKGSLNGDVILSGITKTPGMEAHLGIDSMMMNDTQIGKVKLESTLDNDRKQADVKLNILSRGLETMNIAGVYKLGKDAGDNTLDFDVKMNQTEAIIFDPFVKDLVSSLSGTVSSDLKLTGSPSEPKLNGKIILNNTGLTVNYLKTAYKLNDELTVTNSLIKIDKLSIKDIKGNEAIANGTVDLKNISNPDLNISVEAKNLMALNTTFKDNHIYYGTAYGSGTFTFTGPTDNMNIDIKATTGEGTVFNIPLNTSSTASDYDFIRFVGHRDTAKLAEQVNAFKGVTLNLELTVDEKSLVKITTDYGKLEGRGVSNKLQLKINSLGDFEMFGDYLIQSGKFEFTAKDFISKNFTVDQGGTIRWTSNPGNADINMTAVYEVRTDINNLYKAAGLTSPTGSQQKLVQAQLKLTNTLLQPRIQFDFSFPTDPQIKDDLATYLTDESNRNQQALSLIVRRQFATGTTNNLTNQVAQTAEQALSEFAFNKLNTFISQSNIRFADINIRSTSDASFAFRFFNDRLVLNGSLYNTNGNNNLFGGTSGNFFNTDISSFTKDFEADYLLRKDGRLRARYSYRVLTGTTLDLYNNLSVQYVNGFGLVYQRDFDTFGEFFRSLFRRSRRVPMPKVTNTDVAPKSEMDDRDDEKEE, from the coding sequence ATTAACGGTTGAACTGAACGGCTTCTCACTCTTCAGCAGCATTGGCGAGCGTAAGCTGCACTTTAGCCGCATACAGTTGGATAATGGTTCGGTATACCTTAAAAAACTGAACGATACGACCAGCAACATCGATTTTATTGTAGATTACTTTAACAAGCCCGATACTACGCACAAAAAAAGCAAACCCTGGACGCTCATCTTCGAGAAGTCCATCGTCAACAATTTTCACTTCCGCTTTAAAAATCTCACGCGCGATACAGTCATCAGCAACCGCATCAACTTCGACGACCTGGATGTTTACCATTTCGGCGTAGAGGTGCGCAATATGGACCTGGTGCACCACATGTTTAAGGGCGATGTGCGCAACCTTACTCTGCGCGAGAAAAGCGGTTTCTATGTTAAAAACCTGACGGCCCTTGCCACCGTTGATAGTAACCAGATCCTGGCCCAACACCTCTACATCGAAACGCCGCACTCCAAACTGCGCGATTATTACCGCATGCGCTTCACGCATTTTGCCGATATCAGCGATGATTTTGAGAACAAAGTGCAGGTGGATGCCGATTTTAAGCAATCGCAGATATCATCGGCAGATATCGCTTACTTTACCACATCGCTGGATAAAACTAAGTTCGATCTGGGTATCGACGGGCACGTAAAGGGATTAGTGAGCAACCTTAAGGCCAGCCACCTCACCATAACCGGCGGCCAGGCCACCTACCTGAAGGGCGATTTCGCGTTTAAGGGCCTGCCCGATTGGGACAACACCCTGCTTGAACTTAACTTCGACCAGATAGCCACCAACCGCAAAGACCTGGAATACCTGTATAACCGTTTTGGCGGTACCACCAACCGCAAGCTTCCCGCTATTATCGAAAAGTTTGGTAATGTAAACTTCAAGGGCAAGTTTACCGGTTTGCAGAATGATTTTATTGCTTATGGCGAATTTAAAACCAAGCTGGGCCGTTTCCAGTCGGATGTAAATTTGAAGATCAGCAAATCGGGCAATCCCAGCTATAGCGGCAATATAAAAGCCTATGATTTTGACCTGGGCACGCTGATAGACGAGCCCGATCTGAACCGCACCACTTTTGTAGCCGATATAAAAGGCAGCGGCGACGAGTTAAAGAACCTGGTTGAAAAAGTGAACGCTAAAATTGCTTACATCGATTATAAAAACTACCGCTATCAAAACGTGGCCATAAATGGTTCGGTGGCTAAAAAGGTATTTGATGGCACGGTTAACATCAACGATAAAAACATCAACCTATCAATAAAGGGCAATGCCGATCTTAATCCGGCCCTGCCTAACTATAATTTAACCGGCAGTATTATCGATGCGCGGCTGAATACGATACATTTATTAAAAGATACCATTACGCTGAGCGCCAATATCGATACCCACTTTAGCGGCAATGACCTGAATAACCTGACCGGGAAAATATCGCTTAACCCTATCCGTATTATTGATCCAAGGCATAATTACCTGGTCGATTCGGTAACGCTGACAGCATCGGGTACCGGCAGAGAACGCCTGATCAGCCTGCAATCGCCGATAGCTGATGGCAGCATCAAGGGGAACTATGACCTGGCTACGCTCCCGTCATACTTTAAAACCATCGTAAAAAAGTATATCCCATCTTTAAAAACCAATATCGTACCGTTTAAGTCGCAGCAGTTTGATTTTAACTTCAAGGTGAAAGATATCGACCCGCTCATCGCCCTGTTTGTACCCGACCTGAAGATCCCCGATCAGGGTACCTTTGTGGGTCAGTTCAACTCGGCCGATCAAACCGCTACGTTAAGCGGCTATGTAAAAACCATCAATTACGGTGGCATGGTGTTTCACGATCTGATCCTGGACGAAAACACCACCGATGGCTTCCTTGGCCTCAACATATCATTAAACCGGATAGACCTGAGCAAGGACCTGTTCATCAAAAACATCAACATTGTTAACTCGCTGAAAAAGGATAGCCTCAATTTCAACATCAAATTATCAGACAAGGACGCGACCAACCAGTTAGACCTTTATGGCCTGGTTGCATTTGGCAGGGATACCACCGCCAAGCTGTCGCTGCTGCCATCAGACGTGATACTGGAGCACCAGCGCTGGAAGATACAGGAACAGGTACGCATCCGCCTGCTGGACGGGAAAACGCAGGTATCCGGCTTCGAGCTTTCAAGGGGGACACAAAAGGTACGCATTAATGGGTTCGTATCCGATAATCCGGCTGATAAGTTGAAGGTGGAATTTGATAAGTTCAGCATGGCTACGCTTAACCAATTGACCAGGCCATCGGGTATAGAGCTGAAAGGATCGTTAAACGGCGATGTAATACTGAGCGGCATTACCAAAACGCCGGGTATGGAAGCGCATTTGGGTATCGATTCGATGATGATGAACGATACGCAAATTGGTAAGGTGAAGCTGGAATCGACCCTGGATAACGACCGTAAACAGGCCGATGTGAAATTGAATATCCTGAGCCGCGGACTGGAAACCATGAACATTGCCGGTGTATATAAACTGGGTAAGGACGCGGGGGACAACACGCTTGACTTTGATGTGAAGATGAACCAAACCGAGGCCATCATCTTCGATCCTTTTGTGAAGGACCTGGTGAGCAGCCTGAGCGGAACGGTATCTTCCGACCTGAAACTGACCGGCAGCCCATCCGAACCAAAGCTGAATGGCAAGATCATCCTTAACAATACCGGTTTGACAGTAAACTACCTGAAAACCGCCTACAAGCTTAACGATGAGCTGACCGTTACCAACAGCCTGATAAAAATAGATAAGCTGAGCATTAAGGATATTAAAGGTAACGAGGCCATTGCCAACGGCACGGTTGACCTGAAAAATATATCGAACCCGGATCTGAACATCAGCGTTGAGGCTAAAAACCTGATGGCGCTGAACACCACCTTTAAGGATAACCACATTTATTACGGAACGGCCTACGGCAGCGGCACCTTTACCTTTACCGGCCCTACCGATAATATGAATATCGATATTAAGGCCACCACCGGCGAAGGCACCGTGTTCAATATCCCGTTGAACACCTCATCAACCGCCAGCGATTACGATTTTATTCGCTTTGTTGGTCATCGTGATACCGCTAAACTGGCGGAGCAGGTGAACGCATTTAAAGGGGTTACGCTTAATTTGGAACTGACGGTTGACGAGAAATCGCTGGTGAAGATCACTACCGATTACGGCAAACTGGAAGGACGCGGTGTATCGAACAAATTACAGCTGAAAATAAACAGCCTGGGCGATTTTGAAATGTTTGGCGACTACCTCATTCAATCGGGTAAGTTTGAGTTTACCGCCAAGGATTTCATCAGTAAGAATTTTACTGTAGACCAGGGCGGTACCATCCGCTGGACCAGTAACCCCGGCAACGCCGATATTAACATGACGGCTGTTTACGAGGTACGTACCGATATCAACAACTTGTATAAAGCGGCCGGGCTAACATCGCCAACGGGTAGCCAGCAAAAGCTGGTTCAGGCCCAGTTAAAGCTAACCAATACGCTGCTGCAACCCCGTATACAGTTTGATTTTAGCTTCCCGACAGACCCGCAAATTAAGGATGACCTGGCCACTTACCTAACCGACGAAAGCAACCGAAACCAGCAGGCGCTTAGTTTAATTGTACGCCGCCAGTTTGCTACCGGTACCACCAATAACTTAACCAACCAGGTGGCCCAAACCGCCGAGCAGGCGTTAAGTGAGTTCGCTTTCAATAAACTTAATACGTTCATTTCGCAATCAAACATCAGGTTTGCCGATATCAACATCCGCTCTACCAGCGATGCCAGCTTTGCCTTCCGCTTCTTTAATGACAGGTTGGTGCTGAACGGCAGCTTATACAATACCAATGGCAATAATAACCTGTTTGGTGGCACATCGGGCAATTTCTTTAATACCGATATCAGCAGCTTTACCAAAGACTTTGAAGCCGACTACCTGCTGCGTAAAGACGGCCGCCTGCGGGCGCGATACTCGTACCGGGTACTTACCGGCACCACGCTGGATCTGTATAACAACCTGAGCGTGCAATATGTTAACGGCTTTGGTTTGGTTTATCAGCGCGATTTCGATACGTTCGGCGAGTTTTTCCGCAGCCTGTTCAGGCGCAGCCGCAGGGTGCCGATGCCTAAGGTTACCAATACCGACGTTGCCCCCAAAAGCGAAATGGATGACCGCGATGATGAAAAGGAAGAATAG
- a CDS encoding START-like domain-containing protein, with the protein MSDKKKFNIEYEIKSSPRILYSFLSEPNGLTQWFADDVAVRDQVYTFTWDGEQQKAKLLLMKENKLVRFKWVDDDPSCYFEMEILQDELTNDVALGVTDFATEDTIAERKLIWDNQIDYLISVLGA; encoded by the coding sequence ATGTCTGACAAGAAAAAATTTAATATTGAGTATGAAATAAAGTCATCTCCGCGTATACTGTACTCGTTTTTAAGCGAACCGAACGGCTTAACCCAGTGGTTTGCGGATGATGTGGCTGTCAGAGATCAGGTTTATACTTTTACATGGGATGGGGAGCAGCAGAAGGCTAAACTGCTGCTGATGAAGGAAAATAAGCTGGTAAGGTTTAAGTGGGTAGACGACGACCCCAGCTGTTACTTTGAAATGGAAATACTGCAGGACGAGTTAACCAACGATGTTGCCCTGGGCGTTACCGACTTTGCTACCGAAGATACCATTGCCGAGCGAAAACTGATTTGGGATAACCAGATAGATTACCTCATCAGCGTTTTAGGGGCCTGA
- a CDS encoding glycosyltransferase produces the protein MLICPLIMLTVWWGLAVYLVINSRKIGFLRDVKPAQDEPSLAIIVAVRNEEADLEHALSSVCNINYTNYKVIVVNDRSTDRTPQILEKLAAQYPQIITETITELPPRWLGKNHALYRGYLQTHAEWLLFTDADIVFEKDAIKKALTYATANHIHHLALMPNVISRSAMLNSILQTFGIMFNLKIRPWEARDPKSKAAVGVGAFNMVRRQAYKQAGTHEAIRLRPDDDLKLGAIVKQAGFRSDVLYGTGEISLEWYTSVGQFVNGLMKNVFSVSKYNLPLALFNGVSAFVGFCLPVPLGLLSGSVYGVLISLGILLSHWFLFWFTPGRKKWWYFLTLTYAGAVMVYIIIKSALLNVKDKGIYWRDSFYPLEELKKG, from the coding sequence ATGCTGATCTGCCCGCTAATTATGCTTACCGTATGGTGGGGGCTTGCCGTTTACCTGGTGATTAACAGCCGCAAGATAGGTTTTTTGCGTGATGTGAAGCCTGCACAGGATGAACCATCGCTGGCTATTATTGTGGCCGTGCGTAACGAGGAAGCCGACCTGGAACACGCGCTAAGCAGTGTTTGTAACATCAATTACACCAACTACAAAGTAATTGTGGTGAACGACCGCAGCACCGACCGTACCCCGCAGATCCTGGAAAAGTTAGCTGCACAATATCCGCAGATCATCACCGAAACTATAACCGAACTGCCGCCCCGCTGGCTTGGCAAAAACCACGCGCTTTACCGTGGCTACTTGCAAACCCATGCCGAATGGCTGCTGTTTACCGATGCCGATATTGTGTTTGAAAAGGATGCCATAAAAAAGGCGCTTACTTATGCAACCGCAAACCACATCCACCATTTGGCGCTGATGCCTAACGTTATTTCCCGTTCGGCTATGCTGAACAGCATTCTGCAAACCTTTGGCATTATGTTTAACCTGAAGATAAGGCCATGGGAGGCGCGCGATCCTAAATCGAAGGCGGCGGTTGGCGTTGGCGCGTTCAATATGGTACGCCGGCAGGCTTACAAGCAGGCGGGCACTCATGAGGCTATCAGGCTACGGCCGGATGATGACCTGAAGTTAGGGGCGATAGTGAAACAGGCGGGTTTTAGATCGGATGTATTATACGGCACGGGCGAAATTAGCCTGGAATGGTATACCAGCGTTGGCCAGTTTGTTAACGGGTTGATGAAGAACGTATTTTCGGTGTCGAAGTATAATTTGCCACTGGCCTTATTTAATGGTGTATCGGCTTTTGTTGGTTTTTGCCTGCCCGTGCCACTGGGTTTATTATCCGGCTCGGTGTATGGTGTGTTGATCAGCCTTGGGATATTGCTGTCGCACTGGTTTCTTTTCTGGTTTACACCGGGGCGCAAAAAATGGTGGTATTTTTTAACGCTGACGTACGCCGGAGCGGTGATGGTTTATATCATTATTAAATCGGCGCTGCTAAATGTAAAGGATAAGGGCATTTACTGGCGCGATAGTTTTTACCCGCTGGAGGAGTTGAAGAAGGGGTGA
- a CDS encoding LptF/LptG family permease, with the protein MKKIHLLILKSFIRPFIVTFFIVMFVLLMLFLFKYIDDLIGKGFEWYIIMELMVYSSATNVAMALPLSVLLSSIMTYGSLGENYELVAIKSAGISLRRALYPMLIAVCGLSVSAFFFSEYMLPVANLKYYNLLYDARKQKTAFLITENVFNNSFPGYSIRVKHKDPDGQTLRGIMLYHKPDIQSTNMDVIFAEEGIMFRSPDNKSLILRLKNGIQHQELPGEGGYLPRQRYTRFRFSERVQKFDLSGFAMGHTDENEFRGAFQMMNLKQLNLWQDSTGKLIDLGLSRNYSLLSPYFKYFSVSHKFYKDKPFNKGSSDFLGSLTHEKQASVLANALNQAKSFKDRVKERATRFGDLTLESRRNRVEYQKKFTLSAACLALFLIGAPLGAIIRKGGLGLPVVVAVIFFLIYYIISTIGEKFVKDGDLAPTIGMWIAIAVLTPIGMFLSYKAANDSELFNVEAYNKFIKKMTGYFTKKKPV; encoded by the coding sequence GTGAAAAAGATCCACCTGTTAATACTTAAATCGTTCATAAGGCCTTTTATAGTTACCTTTTTCATTGTGATGTTTGTGTTGCTGATGTTATTTTTATTTAAATACATCGACGACCTGATAGGCAAAGGATTTGAGTGGTATATTATTATGGAGCTGATGGTTTACTCATCAGCTACCAACGTGGCTATGGCGTTGCCGCTGTCGGTGCTGTTGTCATCCATCATGACCTACGGCAGCCTGGGCGAAAATTACGAACTGGTGGCCATCAAATCGGCCGGTATATCGTTAAGGCGGGCGCTTTACCCCATGCTTATCGCCGTTTGCGGGCTCAGCGTATCGGCTTTTTTCTTTTCTGAGTATATGCTGCCGGTGGCCAACCTCAAATATTATAACCTGCTGTACGATGCCCGCAAGCAAAAAACAGCTTTCCTGATCACCGAAAATGTTTTTAACAACAGCTTCCCCGGTTATTCCATCCGCGTAAAGCATAAGGATCCCGACGGGCAAACCCTGCGCGGCATTATGCTGTATCATAAGCCCGATATACAAAGCACCAATATGGATGTGATATTTGCCGAGGAGGGTATTATGTTCCGCTCGCCCGATAACAAATCACTGATACTGCGGTTAAAGAACGGCATCCAGCACCAGGAATTACCTGGCGAAGGTGGTTATCTGCCCCGCCAGCGATACACCCGCTTCAGATTTAGCGAGCGTGTGCAAAAGTTCGATCTTTCGGGCTTCGCGATGGGGCATACGGATGAAAACGAATTCAGGGGCGCTTTCCAGATGATGAACCTGAAGCAACTAAACCTTTGGCAGGATTCAACCGGCAAACTGATAGATCTTGGCCTAAGCCGTAACTATTCTTTGCTTAGCCCATATTTTAAATATTTTTCGGTATCGCATAAATTTTATAAGGATAAGCCATTTAATAAAGGCAGTTCTGATTTTTTAGGCAGCCTTACACACGAAAAGCAGGCATCGGTACTGGCCAACGCGCTGAACCAGGCTAAGAGTTTTAAAGACAGGGTGAAAGAACGCGCCACCCGCTTTGGCGACCTGACACTGGAGAGCCGTCGTAACCGTGTAGAGTATCAAAAGAAATTCACCCTGTCGGCCGCGTGCCTGGCCTTGTTCCTGATAGGCGCGCCGCTGGGGGCAATTATCCGTAAGGGGGGATTAGGCTTACCGGTAGTAGTAGCCGTTATTTTCTTCCTCATCTATTACATTATATCAACCATTGGCGAAAAATTTGTGAAGGATGGCGACCTTGCGCCCACCATCGGCATGTGGATCGCTATCGCGGTGCTGACGCCGATAGGCATGTTCCTGTCTTACAAAGCCGCTAACGATTCGGAATTGTTTAACGTAGAGGCTTACAATAAGTTCATTAAAAAAATGACGGGATATTTCACCAAAAAGAAGCCTGTTTGA